A window of Thermodesulfobacteriota bacterium genomic DNA:
CTGGTTTTATTTTCCTGGCTTTTGAAACTGCCTCTTGGCCACTAACCGCCGCTACCACCCTATACCCCATGCTCTCGGTAAACAAAAGCCTTGCTATGTTCCTTACCCTACTATCCCCATCCACCACTAGGAGAGTCTTCATAGCCCTATCATACACTATAAAGAATAAATTTTGAATACTTTTATTTAAATTTGGCTTCAATGCTGCCTAGATCACAGGGCTTTTTAAGGAATTACCTTATTTTTCAAAAAGTTTATAAACCCGTTCCCTCTCTTAGTCAAAGAATAAAAAACCCCAGGCGGGTTAGAATCAATCACCATTCTAGAGATAAACCCCATTTTCTCCAACTTGCGAAGGCGGTCCGAGAGAACCTTATTGCTTATCCCGGCCAGGCTCCTTTTGATCCGGTTAGTACGTGCTTCTCCCTTACTCAACAGGCTCAAGATTGAAACCATCCACTTACAGTTTATAACCTCGCTGACGTCATCTAGGGGTAAACCCATCCTCTTTAATTCCCCGATTAGTGGTCTCAGCCTTTTCCCTTGCACGCTCAAAACATATTCCACATGAAGCGGATAACCGGTAAAGGATTTCCTCCTGATTATCCCTTTTAGTTCCAACTTCTTGATCCTTTCATTGAGCACCTTGGTGCTTAACCCTGGAATTGCTCTCTTAACCTCGCTGGGACGGGTAACTCCTTCTATAATTTTGGTGATTACCAAGATGGTCCATTTACACTTGAGGATTTCTATATATGATTCCTCTCTCAAACTTTCTGTATTGACTTTTAATTCCATTGTCAAACCCCTTGTAGATATTCAAAGAGTAAATATTACCAACCGGTAACCTAGTTACTATGGGGTAAGTTATTGACGTCTAACCCATATATCCCCTAATATAACATAAACATCAACTACCAAGGAGGTAATCACAAAATGAGCGCCCAAAAAATAGCAGGATATACATACGGAACTAGCCAGGCACCAATGTCACCCATTTCCCTTGAGGACCTGGAAAATTTGAAAAAGAGCGTTTTATTTACTGAAGAGGATGTAAAATATCTGCAAATTGCCGGAGAAGTCTTGGCCGACCAAATCGATGATGTACTCGACCTCTGGTATGGATTTGTAGCCTCACATCCCCATTTGGTTTACTATTTCACCGGCGCGGATAAGCAACCAAATACGGAATACTTGAGTGCTGTCCGTCTACGCTTTGGCCAGTGGATACTGGACACATGCAACCGTACTTATGACCAGGAATGGCTTAACTATCAGTATGAGATTGGCCTCCGCCATCACCGGACGAAAAAGAACCAAACGGATAAGGTCAAGTCGGTTCCCAACATAAATTTTCGTTACCTGGTTGCCTTTATATACCCAATTACCGCAACCATTAAGCCCTTCTTGGCTAAAAAAGGACATACCGCAGAAGAAGTAGAGAAGATGCACCAGGCCTGGTTCAAGTCGGTTGTTCTGCAAGTGGCCTTATGGAGTTATCCCTACGTAAAAGAGGGAGACTTTTAACTTCTTTCACTATAGCCAGACTTATCGGGCCATACATAAACTTTCCAATGAACTAAGGGGCTCGCTTGCAGATAAATCTTTAACTCATCTTCTTTTGGTGTTATTCAGGTATTATTTGTGAACTATCGGAAAAATAAGGGTGGTGTCATATGAGGGTTTTAGTCCTAAGACATGTACCTCACGAACACCTAGGCACACTTATCCATTCCCTTGAGAGAAACGGCATCGAATACGAATATGCGAATTTCTATCACAATCCTGCGACAGGCATATCTACCGGTGATATCGACGGACTGATCATTCTAGGCGGACCTATGAATGTTTATGAAACTAACAAATATCCGTTTCTGAAAAAAGAGGATGAGTTAATAAAGGAAGCTATGGATAAAAACTTGCCAATTTTAGGGGTATGTCTAGGGTCGCAACTCATTGCCAAAGCTCTAGGCGCTAAAGTTTTTAAAAATAAGGTAAAGGAAATAGGATGGTATCCGCTGAACATTAGCAGGGAGGCTAGCTCAGACAAACTCTTCAGGCATTTTAATCCGGAGGAAACGGTATTTCAGTGGCA
This region includes:
- a CDS encoding helix-turn-helix domain-containing protein; translated protein: MELKVNTESLREESYIEILKCKWTILVITKIIEGVTRPSEVKRAIPGLSTKVLNERIKKLELKGIIRRKSFTGYPLHVEYVLSVQGKRLRPLIGELKRMGLPLDDVSEVINCKWMVSILSLLSKGEARTNRIKRSLAGISNKVLSDRLRKLEKMGFISRMVIDSNPPGVFYSLTKRGNGFINFLKNKVIP
- a CDS encoding protoglobin domain-containing protein; this translates as MSAQKIAGYTYGTSQAPMSPISLEDLENLKKSVLFTEEDVKYLQIAGEVLADQIDDVLDLWYGFVASHPHLVYYFTGADKQPNTEYLSAVRLRFGQWILDTCNRTYDQEWLNYQYEIGLRHHRTKKNQTDKVKSVPNINFRYLVAFIYPITATIKPFLAKKGHTAEEVEKMHQAWFKSVVLQVALWSYPYVKEGDF
- a CDS encoding gamma-glutamyl-gamma-aminobutyrate hydrolase family protein (Members of this family of hydrolases with an active site Cys residue belong to MEROPS family C26.) encodes the protein MRVLVLRHVPHEHLGTLIHSLERNGIEYEYANFYHNPATGISTGDIDGLIILGGPMNVYETNKYPFLKKEDELIKEAMDKNLPILGVCLGSQLIAKALGAKVFKNKVKEIGWYPLNISREASSDKLFRHFNPEETVFQWHGDTFEIPDGAVHLAESPLCMNQAFRYKSNVYGLQFHLEVTPQMIWEWLEVPENKMEIDSLEGTIDPQHIRSQTPRFINRLNRLAENVFNEFCDLIRN